The Natranaerobius trueperi DNA window ACTCCTACGTCATCGCCATGCAACAATATTATTTTAATATCTAATTCAGTTATTGTCAACACATCTGGTGAAAAAAAATCATCACAATTTCCTACTACTCCATAATATCCATCAATATCGTGCTTAATTTCTTTTTTAATCTTGTATAAATCAGACAAATGATCCCCAGCATGCAATAGTATATCAAAGGGACCATGATTATTAATAAAGTTTATAGCATTAGAGACATTTCCATGTGTATCACTAATAACACAAATCTTGATATTATCGTTCATTGTTAACCCTCCAATTTACAGATAATATCTCTTAGCTTAGGTAATAATTTCTCTAAAGCTTTACCTCTATGACTGATATTACTTTTTTCTTCTTTACTTAATTCTGAAAAAGTTTTATCATATCTCGGATAATAAAAAACTGGATCATAACCAAACCCTTTATTTCCTCTTTCATAATCTAAAATATAACCTTCACATGCCCCTTCTACAACACGATTAGAAATTTGAGGATGAGAAAGTGCCATAACACATTTAAATCTAGCTGTTCGTTTTTCATAAGGTATGTTTTTAAGCTTGTCTAAAAGTTTATTGATATTATCTTTATCACTAGCATTTTCACCTGAATATCTAGCTGAATATACCCCTGGTTCATAGTTTAGAGCATCCACTTCTAAACCAGAATCATCAGCTATGGTGAGTTTATTAGTTTTATTAGCAATTGTTCGAGCTTTAATTAATGCATTTTCTTTAAAAGTGACACCAGTTTCTTCAATATCTCCTATTCCTGGATAATCCTCTAATGAATAAACTTCAATTGGAAAGTTAGCTAATAAGGATTTAAACTCACTAACTTTCCCTTTATTTCTTGAACCCAAAATTAATTCTATATTATTCATTATCACTCATCCCTTTCGTACTTGGGAAAATATCTGATAGTACTTCACTTTGCGCTTTAGTTAAATCAGCCAACCCTTTTGCCGCTAGGTCAAGCATTTCATAGAATTCTTTTTTTGAAAAAGGGTGCTTTTCACCAGTTCCCTGTATTTCTACAAACTCACCATGATTAGTTCCAGCTATATTCATATCAGTATCGGCATTAAAATCTTCTTTAGATTCTAGATCTAAAACCACTTTTCCATCAACAACCCCAACACTTATTGCTGCTAGATAGTGTCTAACTGGAATCTCTTTTAATTCATTATTCTCTACTAATTTATGTAAAGCAATTATCATTGCAACAAATCCACCTGTAATGGCAGCTGTTCTAGTACCCCCATCAGCTTGAATTACATCACAGTCAATCCAAATACTACGCTCTCCTAATTTTTCTAAATCAACTACTGATCTAAGTGAACGTCCTATCAATCTTTGAATTTCTTGAGTCCTTCCACCAAGTTTTCCTTTAGCAGCTTCTCTAATATTTCTTGATTCAGTAGCACGAGGTAACATAGAGTATTCGGCTGTTACCCAACCTGAACCTTCACCTTTTAAAAATGGCGGAACCTTATTTTCAATTGTTGCATTACATAAAACTTTTGTATCTCCTAAAGAAATTAAAACAGATCCCTCAGGATGTTTTACAAAATCAGTTTCAATATTAATAAACCTTATTTCATCAAAGCGACGATTTTCTCTCATAAAAAAATTCCTCCTTAAAGTTAGTAGTTCATCCCAAACGCTATTATACCCCACAATCCCAATAATTAAATATCTTTTAGTTATTGAATCTTGTTTTACTTCAGAATGCAACTAAAAATTTTTGATTTCATTTGTATTATTAACATATACACGTGAGCATGTACAGTATAAATTAAACTTATCACCAATCAATATTTTGTTTTCCTCTAGATCTAGAGCTCTGACAAAAGACTTGCGTTTATATTTTTTTCTGATTCAGGCAAGTCTAATTCAGAAAAAATATAAAACTCTAAAAAATATTATGCTTAAAATAACCATTATAGTAAGCTTCTAAAATCGGTAGTGGGCTGATATTACTTTCAAGTCATCATTGTTTAATGTTATATCATTAAACATACCTTCAGTCAAAAGTGACTTTCCGGTCCCTAGACTACCTATAAGTCCAATTAATTTATCTTCCACTTTTAAATAATGTCTAGATATGTGGTTTCCTAATTTTAATAGTAGCTCACGTCCCTATCAAAGCAAAGAAGTCCTTATAAACACCTTCCTTTTATGATACCATTAATCGGCTCTATCTAAAGAATTGAATTGTTCACATACACGCTTAAATGACGTATCATGAGTAACTTAATATTATTATAACATTTATTTATTGGTATTTGATCCGAGATGAAGCTCTGAATATAGTTTGTCCCTGTACCAATAACTTGAGGCCCTGCTATTAATGCAGTAAGGCCTGTCTGGTGGAACTCGTGAATTCTCAAAAAACTCAAGACAACCATTAAAATACTCTTTTAAACATGATTTGATTAGTCCAGCAAATACTGCTATTAATATTAAATATGGAATATAGTTTATCTCCATAGTAAATTCAGGTACTGTAAATAACTGTTGTGCTCCAAATATTAATGAGTATACCACATAACCAATAGTACTAGAAGTGGTTGATTTTGCAATAGAAAACAAAGTTTCGGTCATTCGCTTAGAAGAACTGTCAAATATCCGAAACACGGCAAGAACAAGCCGTAAAAATACATACATGGTCATTTTACCGGTTAGCATTATTTATTGAGTACAAAGCAAAACTAACAGGTATTAAAACCCACCGAGATCGGGTAGCAGGAATGAACATCATCCATACACCTGTGATAGATGGAGTAGCGTAAGCAAAAGTCTATCAGCCTATACTGCTATATGCACTGGTATGGGAATGGTACTGGCATACCCTTTGCTTGGGAGCTGTCTAAAGCAGAAATGAATTGAGGACACATAGCTACCCGAAAATCCCACACGCATTCATGCGTGTGGGAGTGTCAACAATCCTTTACAATGAATTGGATGAACTTAATTAAAAAACCCCGGACTTTTATCCGGGGACAAACAATTAAGCAGCTAAATTATAATAGAATTCATTTTCACTTGCAACATTAGTTTAAAAATTAAGTAGCAAAATTAATTCTACTTAGATTAACATCAATAGATGGTTCTTCTCCATCAACAGTTATTTCTACTTCATTTACTTTATCTAGCTCTATAAGAGTATAGTATAGTTGTTTTAAAGCCTCTTCTTGACTTTCTGGATCATCAGATAAGTTCGATACATCAATAATTATCTTACTTCCTTCAATACTCACATTATTTACAGTCAATTCAGGTGAAATATAGGATACAAGTCCACTCTCAGATGAAGGTCCTTCCATAAGCTCATATATAGCATTACCTTCAATTTCATCAGTAGCAGGGATATATCTTGTAACCGGAACTAAATATTTTTTATCATTAGATATAAAGTATAATGTTACAGCATCCTGAGAATCAGCTGCTCTAGCCTGTGAAGTCACTTCTATATTTAAACCATCCCGCACTAAATAAGATGATACATCAGCTCCAGCTGGTAATGTATCTATAAATTCTCCACCCACCATTAGTTCAACTTCATCTACGCTATCAAACTCTGTTAAGGTGTAAATCACTGAGCTTAATACTTTATCTTCTTTTTCTCCTTGAACATCTAATAGTTCCTCTGTAAAATTAACTCTAGCTAAGCCATCATCAATAGTCATCCCTTTTACTTGAGTTTCAGAAGGTAATGGTGGTGAAAGGTTTGTACCTTCCCAAAAATCAATATTCTGTGGGCTCTTTGACATTTTACTTAAAGTCTTAGTTGCAATACCCTCTGTCCATTCTATCGGCCTAACTATTGGTACGATATTGTCATTATCATCTAACATATAAAACATCGTCTCTCGCATATCCTCATCATCATATGGCTCCTCCTCAACCTGTCCCTCATCCTCTTCTACCTCTTTCTCTTCATCAGGGTCTGGTCCAAAAATAAAGTCTAAAAAAAAGCACCCAGTAGTGAAGAGAGAAAATGTAAGTATTAAGGTAAATAATAAAACTATTTTAGATTTTGACAACAAAACTCCTCCCCCTTTCATTTTAAATATCCCTTACTAAATTATTTATACAATTACTACTAAAAAAATGATAAAAAAAACACTTCATTCAAAATTTTTGAATAAAGTGTTACACATTCCATAACATTTGTCCTTTACTAGCAGAATATATATCATCAATCACAATTTGTAAAGCTGGCTCGCTTCTCTCTTCTACTAGGAATACAATATTTCTGTGTTAATATTTTGTAAGTTTCATTTTGATTCTTCAGAAGAGTTGAATTTCAATGTTTGAAAAATACCCAACTATTTTTTTTGACCAAAAGCCATCCATTAAAACACCACCTGATACGCATTTGGTTTAAAACCTAAAAGCTTTTGACCAATTTGCATAAACTTTTTCGATTCTGCACTAACAAAAAATCTGTGCTTTGAATTATCACCTTGTCGTAACAAGTTTCTCTCTTTTAATAGTTCTTTAGTTTGTCTCGCTGTTTCACCAGCAGAACTAATTAATTTCACGTCATTGCCCATTACATCTTGAATTATATTTTCCATAAAAGGATAATGTGTACAACCCATGATTAGAGTATCAACGCCCTGTTCTTTTAGAGGTAGTAAATATTCTCTCGCTACAGTCTTAGTTTCTGGATAATCTATCAAATCATTTTCTACAATCAATACAAATAAAGGACAAGGTTGACTTAACACTTCTACTTCTGGGTCAATTCTTTTAATAGCCTTTTCATAAGCTTTAGACTTTATAGTACCTTCTGTACCAATAACACCTATTTTTTTAGTCTTAGTTGCAGAAATAGCCGCTCTAGCCCCAGGATTAATTACATCAATTATTGGAATATCGTAGTCAGATCTTATCTCAGATAACCCTGAGGCAGATGCAGAGTTACATGCTACAATTAGAAGTTTAGTATCTTGTTCCATAAGAAAGTCAGTAATTTCTCTAACATAATGACGAACTTGTTCATGAGGTCTCGGTCCATAAGGCATACGAGCTAAATCACCAAAATAAATTATTCTTTCATTAGGTAAGAAATTAATAACATCTTTTGCTACTGTCAACCCACCTACTCCTGAATCTAATAGGGCTATTGCTTGATCTTTATTCATTGCACTCATATATATTACCTCCTCATATCACAACATATTTTATCTACATCAAACCTTATTTTTATGTTTACTTTGTTTTATTAATCTTACATTCAATAAAAAAATCCCATGAGTCATGGGATTGAACCTAATGATCCATAAGATCATTTAATTGATTCAAGGCACTTAATAAACCTTCTCGTTCTTCTTCAGACAAATCTTTAAGTATCTTAGCCAAATATTCTTGTCTTGCTGTAATCACTTCGTTAATCAAGCGATGACCTTTTTCAAGTACTTTAATTCTAACTATTCTTCGATCTTTTTGATCTCTAAACCTTTCGACAAGTTCGTTTTTTTCCATCCTATCCACTAAATCCGTAACTGTACTGCAAGCTAAACACAATCTATCTCCTAATTCACCTATTGTAAGCTTACCCTCTTTTGTCAATGATTGTAGAGCAACAAATTGAGGGGGGGTTATATTAAAGTCTTGCAATATTTCACGACCACGCCGCTTGATTATGGTATTTACTTTTCTTATAGTTAGTTCAGTTTCTTTTATAAATTCATCAAAGTCCTTATCCATGAAACCTTCCTCCTATGATAAGTTCATACTATTACTTAAAGTAAGTGTACATTTAACAATTACAGCTGTCAAGTTAATTTATAAGTTTAATGATTTAATAATAACTGCAGCTAACCCTGCAGCAACTAAAGGGCCTGCGGGTACCCCTTTAAGTAATGATGCTCCTAATATTGACCCTATTATTAAACCCACCATAACTTCAGGACGAGTTTGCAGTAAATGTACCCCATGACCTGTAAGATAAGAAGCAATTATTCCAGAAAAAACAGCTACCATACCTGCGGGTGATTTAAGGGTTGAAATCAATTCTCCTGGTGATATATCTCCGGCTGCAAACGGAGTTAAAACACTAATAGTGAGTAAGAGTATCCCAAGTTCTATTCCCCTTTCATTTAGAAAAGGAAATACATTACATAATGTTGAAAACTTCATAACAAATAGTAGCGCCCCTGCTGTCGCTACTAATTCATTTTTTCCTATTAAAGCAAGAAGTAGGATTGTTAAAAGAACAATAGTCTCTTGACCCATTAAACCTCCCCCCTCCATATTAGATTATGGAAGAGGTGGAGGTTTAATGTTACAACATTTAATTATTATTCTAAATGTCCAAAAGTCTCTAAAAGATCTTCTAAAATTACTTCTCTTTCTTCATATTCTTCTTTTACTTCATCTCTTTCTAAAAACAGAGTATCAGCACCCGCTTCATCCATTTCTTTTAAATATTCTTCATTTTGAGCAGCTTTGTAAAACGCTTCTTCTAGCCTTTCTATAACTTCATCTGGTGTACCTTTAGGAGCTGCGACTCCACGATCAGTACTCATAATAGCACTCTCATACCCTAACTCTTTAAAAGTAGGTACTTTCGGAGCATATTCTTCATGTCTTTTTTCTGCGGCTACAGCTAAAATTCTCACCTCATCACCTTGCCTATACATATCACTTAAGTTTCCAGATACAACATCAATATGACCACCTAACAGATTAGACAAAGCTTCAGCACCGCCAGGAAATGGCATCTGATTAAACTCCACACCTGTTTCATCTTGGATCTGCATTATTAAAAAATGGTGCCCTATATATAATCCTGCCTTACCAATTGAGATCTCTCCTGGATTTTCTTTAGCATCTTCTAATAAATCTTCTAATGTTTCATAAGGACTATCTTCACGTACTGCAAAAACAGTCGGGTCATAACCCCAGTTCATTATAGGTTCAAAGTCTTCTCTAGAATATTCTGTATCTTCAACTAACGGTTGTGCTAAAATATGAGGTAGGTTATAAGCTGCTAACGTATACCCATCAGGTTCTGCTTCAGAGAATTCATTCCAGCCAACCTGACCGCCTGCACCCTCTATATTTTGTATTACTACTGGTTGACCTAGCTCTTCTTCAGCGTATTTTGCTAAAATCCGTACTTGAGTATCAGTCGCAGCACCTGGAGTAAATGCTACAATTAATTGTATTGGTCTTTCAGGATAATTAGAGTAGTCATCATCATGTGAACATGCAACACCAGTAAATGCTACAGTTAACACAAGTGTTAACAATAATAAATGTTTTTTTATACACATATTAATTACCTCCTAACCTATATTAAAATTCCTCTAGGTAATGGAACATTAAGAACCCAACTAAATAACAAGTACATAACAATTGTTAACCCAGTTCCAACTAGTAACCGTTGAGTAATTTTTGTCTTATCTAAAAAAATCAATAGCGCTGATAAAAATATCCAGGTAGTAACAAAAAAACCAAGTTCAGACACTACATAAAGATATAGGATAAAGCTTAACAATATAGGGATCATTTTTATTAAAGGGGTATTTTTAAAAGGGATTGGATCTTTTTCTTTGTATTGTTTTTTACTTCTTTTAATACTTACAACCCCTTGTAAGATTGATACTACTATCCCGATCGAAAGAGCTACAACAGGAAAAATATAAGCTTCCTGTGTATATGAAAAACTTGTGTATATAATAGATATGAAGGCTACTATTAAAAACACAACTACAATTAATTCTAATTTATAAAGGGGGAGTTTATTTAACTTCATTACTTATTCACCCCTTCCCCGTTTTGCTTATGTTTAACTTCAAATATAGTTGTAGTTATAATTGAAATAGCTGTTAAGATTATTAAGGCAATAACTATTGGACGATCAAGAAAGTGTAGTATAACTGATCCTTCACTAACACTTGCTCTACTAGCTAATAAAAACCCTCTTTCAGCATATTCTCCTAGTATAAATCCTAAAGCAACTGGAGCAGGACTAAAACCAAGCTTTAATCCAAAAAACATCGC harbors:
- a CDS encoding YfcE family phosphodiesterase is translated as MNDNIKICVISDTHGNVSNAINFINNHGPFDILLHAGDHLSDLYKIKKEIKHDIDGYYGVVGNCDDFFSPDVLTITELDIKIILLHGDDVGVKKNLLQLNYLAEEKGADLVVFGHTHIATNVTNEGVLFFNPGSASLPRDGGEPSFGVIKLRKGEAPIAKIIRGCYGA
- a CDS encoding XTP/dITP diphosphatase, which produces MNNIELILGSRNKGKVSEFKSLLANFPIEVYSLEDYPGIGDIEETGVTFKENALIKARTIANKTNKLTIADDSGLEVDALNYEPGVYSARYSGENASDKDNINKLLDKLKNIPYEKRTARFKCVMALSHPQISNRVVEGACEGYILDYERGNKGFGYDPVFYYPRYDKTFSELSKEEKSNISHRGKALEKLLPKLRDIICKLEG
- the rph gene encoding ribonuclease PH; this translates as MRENRRFDEIRFINIETDFVKHPEGSVLISLGDTKVLCNATIENKVPPFLKGEGSGWVTAEYSMLPRATESRNIREAAKGKLGGRTQEIQRLIGRSLRSVVDLEKLGERSIWIDCDVIQADGGTRTAAITGGFVAMIIALHKLVENNELKEIPVRHYLAAISVGVVDGKVVLDLESKEDFNADTDMNIAGTNHGEFVEIQGTGEKHPFSKKEFYEMLDLAAKGLADLTKAQSEVLSDIFPSTKGMSDNE
- a CDS encoding chloride channel protein translates to MTETLFSIAKSTTSSTIGYVVYSLIFGAQQLFTVPEFTMEINYIPYLILIAVFAGLIKSCLKEYFNGCLEFFENSRVPPDRPYCINSRASSYWYRDKLYSELHLGSNTNK
- a CDS encoding GerMN domain-containing protein, whose amino-acid sequence is MSKSKIVLLFTLILTFSLFTTGCFFLDFIFGPDPDEEKEVEEDEGQVEEEPYDDEDMRETMFYMLDDNDNIVPIVRPIEWTEGIATKTLSKMSKSPQNIDFWEGTNLSPPLPSETQVKGMTIDDGLARVNFTEELLDVQGEKEDKVLSSVIYTLTEFDSVDEVELMVGGEFIDTLPAGADVSSYLVRDGLNIEVTSQARAADSQDAVTLYFISNDKKYLVPVTRYIPATDEIEGNAIYELMEGPSSESGLVSYISPELTVNNVSIEGSKIIIDVSNLSDDPESQEEALKQLYYTLIELDKVNEVEITVDGEEPSIDVNLSRINFAT
- the murI gene encoding glutamate racemase, with product MSAMNKDQAIALLDSGVGGLTVAKDVINFLPNERIIYFGDLARMPYGPRPHEQVRHYVREITDFLMEQDTKLLIVACNSASASGLSEIRSDYDIPIIDVINPGARAAISATKTKKIGVIGTEGTIKSKAYEKAIKRIDPEVEVLSQPCPLFVLIVENDLIDYPETKTVAREYLLPLKEQGVDTLIMGCTHYPFMENIIQDVMGNDVKLISSAGETARQTKELLKERNLLRQGDNSKHRFFVSAESKKFMQIGQKLLGFKPNAYQVVF
- a CDS encoding MarR family winged helix-turn-helix transcriptional regulator; protein product: MDKDFDEFIKETELTIRKVNTIIKRRGREILQDFNITPPQFVALQSLTKEGKLTIGELGDRLCLACSTVTDLVDRMEKNELVERFRDQKDRRIVRIKVLEKGHRLINEVITARQEYLAKILKDLSEEEREGLLSALNQLNDLMDH
- a CDS encoding DUF441 domain-containing protein produces the protein MGQETIVLLTILLLALIGKNELVATAGALLFVMKFSTLCNVFPFLNERGIELGILLLTISVLTPFAAGDISPGELISTLKSPAGMVAVFSGIIASYLTGHGVHLLQTRPEVMVGLIIGSILGASLLKGVPAGPLVAAGLAAVIIKSLNL
- a CDS encoding tripartite tricarboxylate transporter substrate binding protein, yielding MCIKKHLLLLTLVLTVAFTGVACSHDDDYSNYPERPIQLIVAFTPGAATDTQVRILAKYAEEELGQPVVIQNIEGAGGQVGWNEFSEAEPDGYTLAAYNLPHILAQPLVEDTEYSREDFEPIMNWGYDPTVFAVREDSPYETLEDLLEDAKENPGEISIGKAGLYIGHHFLIMQIQDETGVEFNQMPFPGGAEALSNLLGGHIDVVSGNLSDMYRQGDEVRILAVAAEKRHEEYAPKVPTFKELGYESAIMSTDRGVAAPKGTPDEVIERLEEAFYKAAQNEEYLKEMDEAGADTLFLERDEVKEEYEEREVILEDLLETFGHLE
- a CDS encoding tripartite tricarboxylate transporter TctB family protein, with protein sequence MKLNKLPLYKLELIVVVFLIVAFISIIYTSFSYTQEAYIFPVVALSIGIVVSILQGVVSIKRSKKQYKEKDPIPFKNTPLIKMIPILLSFILYLYVVSELGFFVTTWIFLSALLIFLDKTKITQRLLVGTGLTIVMYLLFSWVLNVPLPRGILI